A single genomic interval of Sporosarcina sp. ANT_H38 harbors:
- a CDS encoding Tex family protein: protein MRHIVEATAGKAAVSIHQTEKVIALLDQGNTVPFIARYRKEETGSLDEVQIKAIEDAYSYVKGLEQRKEEVIRLIDEQGKLDDDLRKSIESATVLQRIEDLYRPFKQKRRTRAMIAIESGLEPLAKKLMEFIGISPEDLATPFLSEEGGVNTVEDALAGARDIVAEQFADDAAIRENIRKLAWSDGMIVSVVRKGAEDKRDVFGNYYDYEEPLKKIVPHRVLALNRGEKEDVLRVGISFPNERIIGVLERELISKSHSPSASQVKEAIEDAFKRLIAPSIEREIRAALTEKAEEQAIHVFSENLKSLLLQPPLKGKVVLGLDPAFRTGCKLAIVDETGKLLEISVIYPHQPQMEKEKSKRAILELLKKYPITIIAIGNGTASRESELFIVECIKEAQTGVSYVIVNEAGASVYSASAQARDEFPDLQVEQRSAVSIARRLQDPLSELVKIDPGSVGVGQYQHDVAKKRLSESLTFVVETAVNRVGVDVNTASSSLLQYVAGLSKTVAENIVKSREENGLFTKRNQLKKVPRLGAKTYEQAIGFLRVLGAKDPFDATGIHPESYQLAEQILEEAEASKKMLGKKETAEALSALDIKALAVKLDVGEVTLKDIIETLQRPNRDPRDDYPQPLLKADVLDMKDLYEGLEMQGTVRNVVDFGAFVDIGVKEDGLVHISKLKKGFVKHPLDVVSSGDIVTVWVEGIDKGKGRISLTMLSPSAK from the coding sequence GTGAGACATATTGTTGAGGCTACAGCTGGGAAAGCGGCCGTCAGTATACATCAAACTGAAAAGGTTATCGCGCTACTTGACCAAGGGAACACTGTTCCATTCATCGCGCGTTACCGAAAAGAAGAAACTGGTTCGTTGGATGAAGTACAGATTAAGGCTATTGAAGATGCCTATAGTTACGTAAAAGGGCTTGAACAGCGTAAAGAAGAAGTAATTCGACTGATCGATGAACAGGGTAAATTAGATGATGATTTAAGAAAATCGATTGAAAGCGCTACCGTGTTGCAAAGAATTGAAGACTTATATAGACCTTTTAAACAAAAAAGACGGACACGCGCCATGATTGCGATTGAAAGTGGTCTTGAACCACTGGCAAAAAAGCTAATGGAGTTTATAGGTATTTCACCGGAAGACCTTGCTACGCCTTTCTTAAGTGAAGAAGGTGGAGTAAATACAGTTGAAGATGCACTTGCTGGGGCCCGAGATATTGTAGCCGAACAATTTGCGGATGACGCTGCAATAAGGGAAAACATCCGGAAATTAGCGTGGTCGGATGGAATGATTGTATCAGTAGTCCGTAAAGGGGCAGAGGACAAGCGTGACGTTTTCGGAAACTACTATGATTATGAAGAGCCATTGAAAAAAATCGTACCACACCGTGTTCTTGCATTAAACCGAGGAGAAAAAGAAGATGTGCTACGTGTTGGTATTTCATTTCCGAACGAAAGAATTATCGGAGTACTTGAACGTGAGTTGATCAGTAAATCACATTCGCCTTCCGCATCACAAGTAAAAGAAGCAATTGAAGATGCGTTTAAACGCTTGATTGCCCCTTCGATTGAACGAGAAATTAGGGCGGCGCTAACCGAGAAGGCTGAAGAGCAAGCAATCCATGTGTTTTCGGAAAACTTGAAGAGCCTTCTCCTGCAGCCTCCATTGAAAGGAAAAGTGGTATTGGGCCTTGATCCCGCTTTCCGGACGGGGTGTAAACTCGCGATTGTTGATGAAACGGGAAAACTACTTGAAATATCTGTAATTTATCCCCATCAACCACAAATGGAAAAGGAGAAATCGAAACGAGCTATTTTAGAGTTGCTGAAAAAGTATCCAATAACGATTATTGCAATCGGAAATGGAACAGCATCGCGTGAATCAGAATTGTTCATAGTTGAATGTATAAAAGAAGCACAAACGGGCGTTTCTTATGTCATTGTAAACGAAGCGGGTGCCAGTGTTTATTCAGCTTCGGCTCAAGCTCGGGATGAATTCCCTGATCTTCAAGTAGAGCAGCGTAGCGCAGTTTCAATAGCAAGACGTTTGCAGGATCCGTTGTCGGAACTTGTGAAAATTGATCCGGGCTCGGTTGGTGTTGGACAATACCAGCACGATGTAGCGAAAAAACGACTTTCTGAATCACTAACATTTGTAGTAGAAACAGCTGTGAACAGGGTAGGGGTCGATGTCAACACTGCCTCCTCTTCACTTCTTCAATATGTGGCAGGACTTTCTAAGACTGTCGCAGAGAACATTGTAAAATCGCGTGAAGAGAATGGATTGTTTACGAAGCGCAATCAATTGAAGAAAGTACCTCGCCTCGGAGCAAAGACTTACGAACAAGCGATTGGCTTCTTACGGGTTCTGGGTGCAAAGGATCCTTTTGATGCGACAGGGATTCACCCTGAGAGTTATCAATTGGCGGAGCAAATATTAGAAGAAGCAGAGGCGAGCAAAAAAATGCTCGGTAAGAAAGAAACTGCGGAGGCGCTGTCTGCTCTCGATATTAAAGCCTTGGCGGTTAAGCTAGATGTTGGAGAAGTAACCCTAAAAGACATTATCGAAACACTTCAAAGACCAAACCGGGATCCGCGCGATGATTATCCACAACCGCTCTTAAAGGCAGACGTACTCGATATGAAGGATCTATATGAAGGACTTGAGATGCAGGGAACTGTC
- a CDS encoding PP2C family serine/threonine-protein phosphatase produces the protein MDSIITANVEAYVYQEAKVGNRECGDTYFIHSEEDYFICAIADGLGNGPIARQSAQILPEVLKEYHHESIDELLTRCNEHMVQKRGAAVAIVKVDYKRNIIEYSCVGNVRFYMLHNFDEMIYPLPVMGYLSGRPQKLKTQQYNYKKGNLFFLHSDGIELRSPKASMKESSGPYGLYQKVLESIEHGDDATFIAGSLL, from the coding sequence GTGGATTCGATTATAACAGCGAATGTCGAAGCGTATGTTTATCAAGAAGCGAAGGTTGGAAATCGGGAATGTGGTGACACTTATTTTATCCATTCGGAAGAAGACTATTTTATCTGCGCAATTGCAGATGGGTTGGGCAATGGGCCAATAGCCCGTCAATCGGCTCAAATTCTCCCCGAAGTGCTGAAAGAATATCATCATGAATCAATAGATGAATTACTTACACGCTGTAATGAGCATATGGTGCAAAAACGCGGTGCCGCAGTGGCTATCGTTAAAGTGGACTACAAGCGAAATATAATTGAGTATAGTTGTGTCGGCAATGTCCGTTTTTATATGCTTCATAATTTCGACGAGATGATTTATCCTTTGCCTGTGATGGGTTATCTTTCTGGAAGACCACAAAAATTAAAGACGCAACAATATAACTATAAAAAGGGAAATCTATTTTTCCTCCATTCAGACGGTATCGAGCTTAGAAGTCCTAAAGCTTCAATGAAGGAGAGTTCAGGACCTTATGGGTTATATCAAAAAGTGTTGGAGTCAATTGAACATGGCGACGACGCCACATTTATAGCTGGAAGCCTACTTTAG
- the sigB gene encoding RNA polymerase sigma factor SigB: MSKEPFPRESKTEEQSPPIVEVSEPSPHKTGTKAEVLGWVKRYQETNDDEAQTNLVLHYERLVQSIARKYSNGKSFHEDIAQVGMLGLLGAIRRYDPEFGRSFEAFAVPTIIGEIKRFLRDKTWAIHVPRRIKELGPKIKAAVETLTTEMQRSPLVSEIAEYLDVDEELVLEAMEMGRSYQALSMDHTLEADSEGGTVTLFDIVGATDDGFEKTDQRMVVANALNVLSEREKQIIQYTYIEQLSQKEAGERLGISQMHVSRIQRKAIKKLQEAILAAGGVS; encoded by the coding sequence ATGTCGAAAGAACCATTTCCTCGTGAATCCAAAACGGAAGAACAATCTCCTCCTATAGTAGAAGTAAGCGAGCCATCTCCCCATAAAACTGGAACGAAGGCGGAAGTCCTTGGATGGGTTAAGCGATATCAGGAGACCAACGATGATGAGGCGCAGACGAACTTGGTTCTTCATTATGAACGACTCGTTCAATCGATTGCCCGGAAATATTCCAATGGTAAGTCTTTTCATGAAGATATTGCTCAAGTAGGAATGTTAGGCCTCCTTGGAGCGATTCGAAGGTATGATCCTGAATTTGGAAGAAGCTTCGAGGCGTTCGCTGTACCAACAATAATCGGTGAAATTAAACGTTTTTTACGTGATAAGACATGGGCGATACATGTTCCGCGTCGCATAAAAGAATTGGGGCCCAAAATCAAGGCTGCTGTCGAAACGCTTACGACAGAAATGCAACGTTCTCCACTCGTCAGTGAAATAGCAGAATACCTTGATGTTGATGAAGAATTGGTCCTTGAAGCAATGGAGATGGGGAGAAGTTATCAGGCGCTCTCTATGGATCATACCCTTGAAGCTGATTCTGAGGGGGGTACGGTAACGCTTTTCGATATTGTTGGTGCAACTGATGATGGATTTGAGAAAACAGATCAGCGTATGGTCGTAGCGAATGCTCTAAATGTGTTGTCGGAACGGGAAAAACAAATCATCCAGTATACATATATTGAGCAACTTAGCCAAAAAGAAGCGGGAGAACGACTTGGTATCTCTCAAATGCACGTTTCGAGAATACAACGCAAAGCGATTAAGAAGTTGCAGGAAGCAATATTGGCTGCGGGTGGTGTGTCATAG
- the rsbW gene encoding anti-sigma B factor RsbW: MQPYDYIEMRVPAKAQYVGVARLAISGLASRLGFTYDEIEDLKIATSEAITNAVQHAYKEDDEGEVVVGCALFVDKLEIMVADHGKSFDFEETKKRVGPYNEQEEVKFLREGGLGLYLMETLMDDIKVLHEDGVTVFMTKYLDGERGEEDVERTISS, encoded by the coding sequence ATGCAACCGTATGATTATATTGAAATGAGGGTTCCTGCAAAAGCGCAATATGTCGGAGTTGCTCGGCTCGCGATTTCAGGACTGGCAAGTAGGTTAGGTTTTACTTACGATGAAATTGAAGATTTGAAAATCGCAACTAGTGAAGCAATTACAAATGCAGTCCAGCACGCATATAAAGAAGATGATGAGGGTGAAGTTGTAGTCGGCTGTGCTCTTTTTGTTGATAAATTGGAAATTATGGTAGCGGATCACGGGAAAAGTTTCGATTTTGAAGAGACGAAGAAACGTGTAGGACCATACAATGAGCAGGAAGAAGTTAAATTTCTTCGGGAAGGCGGATTAGGTCTTTATTTAATGGAAACACTTATGGATGATATAAAAGTGCTTCATGAGGATGGAGTGACTGTCTTCATGACCAAGTATCTTGATGGAGAGCGGGGGGAAGAGGATGTCGAAAGAACCATTTCCTCGTGA
- a CDS encoding STAS domain-containing protein has translation MNLLVELVEENSVQRFKIVGEIDAFTAPKLKESLASVGNIKNIQVELDLSGVGYMDSTGLGIFVGFYKAVKANEGHMKIVGVNTRLKRLFEITGLAEVMDIVTEESGDADATV, from the coding sequence ATGAATTTGCTAGTCGAATTAGTAGAAGAAAATAGTGTTCAACGTTTTAAAATTGTCGGTGAAATTGATGCGTTTACAGCACCGAAATTAAAGGAATCTCTTGCGTCAGTAGGAAATATTAAAAACATTCAGGTGGAATTAGACTTATCTGGCGTTGGTTATATGGATAGTACAGGACTTGGTATTTTTGTTGGTTTTTATAAAGCTGTTAAGGCTAATGAAGGCCATATGAAAATTGTTGGTGTAAATACTCGTCTAAAACGATTGTTTGAAATAACTGGTTTAGCTGAAGTTATGGATATCGTAACGGAAGAAAGTGGGGACGCAGATGCAACCGTATGA
- a CDS encoding PP2C family protein-serine/threonine phosphatase, with translation MTQEVAKQYKEMLQQYVVGQREEDLYLGQQFSRRFIEKEISPEDVISIHKTALTEILPDMSGKLRHSFDFLIEMMIHYGLALREHQSLVQKQEEIQIEMNVAAKVQETLLKTRKPNFKELDIGYVTEPAKQMSGDYIYFLNDNNYEAGVAVADVIGKGIPAALCMSMIKFGMDSLQNENTSPRNVLDIVNRIVEKSVDDSMFISMFYGKYDARDSRFSYASAGHEPALLYKASTGKFTELHARGLLLGVQPNVVYEEKSVLLEEGDFIVMMTDGVTEVRTDIGFIDDDVIKLILAEVKEESAQKIADTVYQRLAQLQDFHLHDDFTIVIFKKEKNEV, from the coding sequence ATGACTCAAGAAGTTGCGAAACAGTATAAAGAAATGCTGCAACAATATGTTGTTGGACAACGTGAGGAAGATCTTTATTTAGGACAACAATTTAGCAGAAGATTTATTGAAAAAGAAATTTCGCCCGAAGATGTCATCAGTATCCACAAAACGGCGCTTACTGAAATCTTACCGGATATGTCGGGAAAGTTGAGGCATTCGTTTGATTTTCTGATTGAAATGATGATTCATTACGGGCTTGCGCTTAGAGAGCATCAAAGTCTCGTTCAAAAACAGGAAGAAATTCAAATAGAAATGAACGTGGCGGCAAAAGTGCAAGAAACGCTTCTGAAAACGAGGAAGCCGAATTTCAAAGAGCTGGATATTGGATATGTAACGGAACCGGCTAAGCAAATGAGTGGGGACTATATTTATTTCCTGAATGATAATAATTACGAAGCGGGTGTAGCTGTAGCTGATGTTATCGGAAAAGGGATTCCAGCGGCACTTTGCATGTCAATGATCAAGTTTGGAATGGACAGTTTGCAAAATGAAAACACAAGCCCGAGAAATGTCCTTGATATTGTTAACCGGATAGTAGAAAAAAGTGTAGATGATTCAATGTTTATTTCTATGTTCTATGGTAAGTATGATGCAAGAGACTCTAGGTTTTCATATGCTAGCGCGGGACATGAACCTGCCCTGCTGTATAAGGCGTCGACTGGTAAATTTACTGAGCTTCATGCAAGAGGACTTCTCCTTGGTGTTCAGCCAAATGTCGTCTATGAAGAGAAATCAGTTCTTCTCGAAGAAGGTGATTTTATCGTTATGATGACGGACGGAGTGACTGAGGTACGAACAGATATTGGTTTCATCGATGATGATGTAATCAAATTGATTTTGGCTGAAGTGAAAGAAGAATCTGCCCAAAAAATTGCTGATACAGTATACCAGAGGCTTGCGCAACTTCAGGATTTTCATTTGCATGATGATTTCACGATTGTTATTTTTAAAAAAGAAAAAAACGAGGTTTAA
- a CDS encoding anti-sigma regulatory factor: MEYRSSVDINTEWDIVAARQLGRNEAKESGFGAVDQARITTAISELARNIYLYAGKGKIEIKRLSENNLFGITVIASDDGPGISDMRKVMEDGYTTSGGLGAGMPGVRRLMDEFKLESELGKGTIITTTKWLR; encoded by the coding sequence ATGGAGTACCGGTCTTCTGTAGATATAAACACGGAATGGGATATTGTTGCTGCCCGACAGCTTGGCCGGAATGAAGCAAAAGAATCAGGCTTCGGAGCGGTAGATCAGGCGCGTATTACGACGGCTATTAGTGAGCTAGCCCGCAATATATACTTATACGCAGGAAAAGGGAAGATTGAAATCAAAAGATTATCTGAAAACAATCTCTTTGGAATTACGGTTATTGCATCTGATGATGGTCCTGGAATTTCGGATATGCGTAAGGTGATGGAAGATGGTTATACTACCTCGGGAGGACTTGGTGCAGGTATGCCGGGGGTAAGAAGATTGATGGATGAATTTAAATTGGAGTCGGAACTAGGTAAAGGAACAATAATTACCACCACAAAATGGCTCCGATAA
- a CDS encoding STAS domain-containing protein, whose protein sequence is MNMRIPILKLNDTLIVSVQWELDDQTAIQFQEDLLEKMHKTSARGVVIDLTPIDFIDSFIAKVIGDVISMSGLMGAKVVITGIQPAVAITLIELGIRLEGVLTALDLENGLDKLRRELEA, encoded by the coding sequence ATGAATATGCGAATTCCGATTTTAAAACTAAATGATACGTTAATCGTCTCTGTTCAGTGGGAGCTTGATGATCAGACGGCAATTCAGTTCCAAGAGGATTTATTGGAAAAAATGCATAAAACGTCAGCGAGAGGTGTCGTTATAGATTTGACACCAATTGATTTCATCGATTCTTTTATTGCAAAAGTGATTGGGGACGTTATTAGCATGTCGGGTTTGATGGGAGCGAAAGTTGTTATTACAGGAATCCAACCAGCCGTTGCGATTACACTTATTGAACTCGGCATCCGTTTGGAGGGCGTTCTGACAGCGCTAGATCTCGAAAACGGGTTGGATAAACTTCGTAGAGAATTGGAGGCCTAA
- a CDS encoding STAS domain-containing protein, producing MNKRMVEGINQYMDEIIERWQLSMKEEKGERFFHFMPANLIEKTSREFAELMTSNIAENDHVNSEKLNDFTEKVVRFGWSIKFVNKAIENFSQITFQLLEEKGFIGESDVRPILELLTRWVNPLRESIIEAYSLEWDRTVSLQRIALQEISASLIPVFEKISVMPLVGTIDTERAKLIMENLLEGVVKQRAEVVLLDITGVPVVDTMVAHHIIQAADAVRLVGAKCMLVGIRPEIAQTIVTLGINLNDFTTTSTLQRGMQEALKLTNRTIVEVEQS from the coding sequence ATGAATAAGCGAATGGTAGAGGGCATCAATCAGTATATGGATGAAATCATTGAACGCTGGCAATTGAGCATGAAAGAAGAAAAGGGAGAACGTTTTTTTCATTTCATGCCAGCTAACCTAATTGAAAAGACAAGCAGAGAATTTGCGGAATTGATGACGTCTAATATCGCGGAAAACGATCATGTCAACTCAGAAAAATTGAATGATTTTACTGAGAAAGTAGTGCGTTTCGGTTGGTCTATAAAGTTTGTAAACAAGGCAATTGAAAATTTTTCGCAAATCACTTTTCAGTTGTTGGAAGAAAAAGGGTTTATTGGAGAGAGTGATGTACGACCTATCCTAGAGCTACTCACAAGGTGGGTTAATCCTCTTCGTGAAAGCATCATAGAAGCCTATTCTCTCGAGTGGGATCGGACTGTAAGTTTGCAAAGAATTGCTTTACAGGAAATTTCAGCATCATTGATACCGGTTTTTGAGAAGATATCGGTTATGCCGCTTGTCGGGACAATTGATACAGAACGGGCAAAATTGATAATGGAAAACTTACTTGAAGGTGTAGTGAAACAACGTGCTGAAGTAGTCCTTCTTGACATTACGGGTGTACCGGTGGTGGATACGATGGTTGCCCATCACATAATTCAAGCAGCTGATGCAGTTCGACTTGTTGGAGCAAAATGTATGCTTGTTGGAATCCGACCGGAAATTGCCCAAACAATTGTTACATTGGGTATTAATCTAAACGATTTCACAACAACAAGCACGTTGCAACGTGGGATGCAGGAGGCCCTAAAACTGACGAACCGCACAATAGTGGAGGTTGAACAATCATGA
- a CDS encoding type II toxin-antitoxin system PemK/MazF family toxin has translation MAIKRGDVFFADLSPVVGSEQGGTRPVLVIQNDIGNRFSPTVIIAAITAQIQKAKLPTHVEIDAVRYGFERDSVILLEQVRTIDKSRLTDKITHLDEFLMEQVDEALEVSFGLIKF, from the coding sequence TTGGCAATAAAACGTGGAGACGTCTTTTTTGCAGATCTGTCGCCTGTCGTCGGTTCTGAACAGGGAGGAACGAGACCAGTCCTTGTTATCCAAAATGATATAGGTAACAGGTTTAGTCCGACAGTTATTATTGCGGCAATTACTGCGCAAATTCAAAAAGCGAAATTGCCTACACATGTTGAAATCGATGCGGTGCGTTATGGCTTCGAGCGGGATTCAGTTATTCTGCTCGAACAGGTCCGCACGATTGACAAGTCGAGGCTTACTGATAAAATTACACACCTAGATGAATTTTTGATGGAGCAGGTCGATGAAGCGCTCGAAGTAAGTTTCGGCCTCATCAAATTTTGA
- a CDS encoding transcriptional regulator, with translation MLTLRANKNIKEIIVKIPKRMLNENEHTVVHQELDRGDFVYISTKRYVTDYESDTIREEMMNGYLEMSQINLRIATECLHVEFEAQHTVERLVSGG, from the coding sequence GTGCTGACGTTGCGTGCGAATAAAAACATAAAAGAAATTATTGTTAAAATTCCGAAACGAATGCTGAATGAAAATGAACATACGGTCGTCCATCAAGAGTTGGACCGTGGTGATTTCGTTTATATTTCGACAAAGCGATACGTAACTGACTATGAATCAGATACGATCAGAGAAGAGATGATGAATGGTTATCTCGAAATGTCGCAAATCAACCTTAGAATCGCCACGGAATGCTTGCATGTGGAATTTGAAGCCCAGCATACGGTGGAACGTCTCGTAAGCGGAGGATGA
- the alr gene encoding alanine racemase produces MENSLHYRPTQAIVDLEAIRANVRNLKEYLGSETSVIAVVKADGYGHGEVEVARAAFEAGAEMVSVATPDEAVRLRVAGISGDILVMGPSPLLFAEKAAELRIMLTVSSAEWLQSALETTGSFVQQLKIHVKLDTGMGRIGIRDACELQSLVSAINNSNQVLLDGIFTHFACADEESPEVTKEQFSMFIELVKTLPEKPRLVHASNSAATLLYPEYALDAVRFGIGLYGIAPSEYVGGKLPFGLEKSFRFESELAFVKLLEMGRRISYGGTYETSGPEWIGTIPVGYADGLRRGLRGQEVLIGGERMPIVGTICMDQCMVKLSREMSVGEKVVLIGRQGGEEITMEEWAERLDTIPYEIAVSITKRVPRIYTGVDGQYV; encoded by the coding sequence ATGGAAAACTCTCTTCATTATCGTCCAACACAAGCAATTGTTGACCTTGAAGCGATTCGAGCCAACGTTCGAAATTTGAAAGAGTATTTAGGAAGCGAGACCTCGGTTATTGCAGTTGTGAAAGCAGATGGTTACGGTCATGGTGAAGTAGAAGTAGCGAGGGCGGCTTTCGAGGCAGGCGCAGAAATGGTCTCGGTTGCAACACCTGATGAGGCGGTACGACTCCGAGTGGCGGGAATTAGCGGGGACATCCTCGTCATGGGGCCGTCTCCGCTTCTGTTTGCTGAAAAAGCTGCTGAACTGAGGATTATGCTAACGGTTTCGAGTGCTGAGTGGTTACAATCAGCACTCGAAACCACCGGAAGTTTTGTGCAACAATTAAAAATTCATGTAAAGTTGGATACTGGAATGGGCAGAATTGGAATAAGGGATGCCTGTGAACTGCAGTCCCTTGTATCAGCCATCAACAATTCCAACCAAGTACTGCTGGACGGTATTTTCACACACTTTGCATGTGCAGATGAAGAAAGTCCTGAAGTTACAAAAGAACAATTTTCGATGTTCATAGAATTAGTTAAAACATTGCCGGAAAAACCCCGACTTGTTCATGCCTCGAATAGTGCAGCGACCCTCCTCTACCCTGAATATGCGCTCGACGCAGTCCGTTTCGGAATCGGACTTTACGGAATAGCGCCTTCGGAATACGTAGGAGGGAAATTGCCGTTTGGGCTAGAGAAATCATTCCGCTTCGAAAGCGAACTTGCCTTTGTAAAGTTACTGGAAATGGGCCGACGAATAAGTTACGGTGGCACATATGAAACATCCGGTCCAGAATGGATTGGGACAATTCCAGTCGGCTATGCAGACGGCTTGAGGCGAGGTTTACGCGGACAGGAAGTACTTATCGGCGGTGAACGGATGCCTATTGTTGGAACTATTTGTATGGACCAGTGCATGGTAAAGTTATCCCGAGAAATGTCGGTAGGTGAAAAAGTGGTACTGATAGGCCGTCAAGGCGGAGAAGAAATTACTATGGAAGAGTGGGCGGAACGACTCGACACGATTCCGTATGAAATTGCCGTCTCAATTACGAAACGAGTTCCGAGAATATATACAGGGGTAGATGGACAGTATGTATAA
- a CDS encoding outer membrane lipoprotein carrier protein LolA, whose translation MRSRIFALLLVVVMVILAACGAPSKEDVMKKLSGKWNETKGYDLQATMEIKTGAEPRLYEVAVWHTKPAFYRVNVSQAGSKDSQMIVRNKEGVFVVTPSLGKTYKFQSEWPAQNSQAYLIGALSEDIKADKNSTMTEKEKTYVFETATRNNHKKVLPTQQIHIDKKTLLPTYVSVLDENKVEKIRITFNKITLGVERKAADYAVEMEDTNTSKESEPSTDDEATGLPTYYPSVAWADGTLLDEKVVETDSGTRSFMTFGGEKEFIIVQEPAARADSKMPVSIEGDPVDLGFTVAALTENSIRWESEGVSFFIASNTLTQGELIEVAGSMEVEGMK comes from the coding sequence ATGCGTAGCCGGATATTTGCTCTTTTGTTAGTTGTAGTCATGGTAATCCTCGCGGCATGTGGGGCCCCGTCGAAAGAGGACGTCATGAAGAAGCTCAGTGGAAAGTGGAATGAAACGAAAGGGTATGACTTGCAAGCGACTATGGAAATTAAGACCGGAGCTGAGCCGCGTTTATATGAAGTTGCCGTCTGGCATACGAAGCCGGCTTTCTATCGCGTTAACGTATCGCAGGCAGGAAGTAAGGACTCCCAGATGATTGTACGTAATAAAGAAGGTGTTTTTGTTGTCACGCCATCTCTTGGCAAGACCTATAAGTTCCAAAGTGAATGGCCAGCACAAAATAGCCAGGCGTATTTAATCGGTGCTTTGTCTGAAGATATTAAAGCAGATAAAAATTCGACAATGACGGAAAAAGAGAAAACGTATGTCTTTGAAACTGCCACGAGAAATAACCATAAAAAGGTTCTGCCAACCCAGCAGATTCACATTGATAAAAAGACACTGTTACCAACGTATGTCTCCGTTCTGGACGAGAATAAAGTAGAAAAGATCCGCATTACATTCAATAAGATTACACTTGGCGTCGAACGAAAAGCTGCAGATTACGCAGTAGAAATGGAAGATACCAATACGAGCAAAGAATCCGAGCCTTCAACCGATGATGAAGCAACGGGACTCCCAACGTATTATCCATCAGTAGCTTGGGCAGATGGCACGCTTCTTGATGAAAAAGTTGTGGAAACGGATAGTGGTACGCGATCATTTATGACATTTGGAGGAGAAAAAGAGTTCATTATTGTTCAGGAACCAGCAGCTAGAGCGGACAGTAAAATGCCGGTATCCATTGAAGGTGACCCTGTCGATCTTGGATTCACAGTTGCAGCTCTTACGGAAAATTCAATTCGTTGGGAAAGTGAAGGCGTTTCATTCTTCATAGCATCGAATACATTGACGCAGGGTGAGCTGATTGAAGTAGCCGGATCAATGGAAGTAGAGGGAATGAAATAA
- the acpS gene encoding holo-ACP synthase, translated as MIAGIGLDIVELDRIAKLDARSSKFRMRILTKEELEIYESHTANRRTEFLAGRFAGKEAFSKAKGTGIGTQCSFMDISILPEHSGKPIIYFKGVPSAGFISITHTQTVAAAQVILLA; from the coding sequence TTGATAGCAGGAATTGGGCTTGATATCGTTGAACTGGATCGAATTGCCAAGTTGGACGCTAGATCTTCGAAATTTCGTATGCGTATTTTAACGAAGGAAGAGTTAGAAATCTATGAATCTCACACAGCTAACCGGCGAACGGAGTTCCTTGCAGGTCGTTTTGCAGGGAAAGAAGCGTTCTCTAAAGCGAAAGGGACAGGGATTGGAACCCAGTGCAGCTTCATGGACATAAGTATATTGCCTGAGCACAGCGGAAAACCGATTATTTATTTTAAGGGGGTTCCTAGCGCTGGCTTCATTTCCATAACTCATACGCAAACCGTAGCTGCAGCTCAAGTAATCCTCCTTGCATAA